In Acidobacteriota bacterium, the following are encoded in one genomic region:
- a CDS encoding tetratricopeptide repeat protein, translated as MSATPAASAQESPVESLRAAVEHARASRDLAALALAHNTLGTHFWTNAEYADALLEYQAARALWTELDDAVGLGRVHNNIGAVHYQWGNLGLALESYQRSLAVRRALGDKRTIALVLTNVAAVHRSWGQFDRAQEAIDEAIRLSDEAGAPAERAYARHQLGWLRLDMGQPAEAGQAFEESLGIYLDPSHGLSPAQVRSGLGLNRHGLARLHLRRGDARSAIAILEDLFGGDPLSARSGRQALPLADLGLAYLETGAPARALATLKHALALSEGAGQRPLTLDVLAALSRVHEARGELEEALSTERRRAELREALAGQAGAQEVAALEFRAEAQRRVEENLALRAEQRRQELVISRQRLGVVLGGGLLLVSVALLTTLVHFNRLGRTRSQALASANRRLEERNQELQQALAEVRTLKGLIPICARCKKIRDEKGFWESVETYIAGRSDALFTHSICSACGPELYGDDWLGTSERQPPEEGAGAPASSP; from the coding sequence GTGTCGGCGACCCCCGCCGCGTCGGCGCAGGAGTCCCCGGTCGAATCGCTGCGGGCAGCCGTCGAACACGCCCGGGCGTCGCGCGATCTGGCGGCCCTCGCCCTGGCTCACAACACGCTCGGCACCCATTTCTGGACGAACGCCGAGTACGCCGACGCGCTGCTGGAGTATCAGGCCGCCCGCGCCCTCTGGACGGAGCTCGACGATGCCGTGGGGCTCGGGCGCGTCCACAACAACATCGGCGCCGTCCACTACCAGTGGGGCAACCTGGGCCTGGCGCTCGAGTCGTATCAGCGGTCGCTCGCTGTCCGGCGTGCGCTCGGGGACAAGCGGACGATCGCCCTGGTGCTCACCAACGTCGCGGCGGTCCACCGGAGCTGGGGTCAGTTCGATCGCGCGCAGGAGGCCATCGACGAAGCCATCCGGCTCTCTGACGAGGCAGGCGCACCGGCGGAGCGGGCGTACGCCCGTCATCAGCTGGGCTGGCTCCGGCTGGACATGGGGCAGCCCGCCGAGGCCGGGCAGGCCTTCGAGGAGTCGCTGGGGATCTACCTCGATCCGTCTCACGGGCTGTCGCCGGCGCAAGTCCGCAGTGGTCTCGGGCTGAACCGGCATGGGCTGGCCCGCCTCCACCTTCGTCGAGGCGACGCGCGGTCGGCGATCGCGATCCTCGAGGATCTCTTCGGCGGTGATCCCCTGAGCGCCCGCAGCGGCCGGCAAGCCCTGCCGCTCGCGGACCTGGGGCTCGCGTATCTCGAGACCGGTGCGCCGGCTCGCGCGCTGGCGACGCTCAAGCACGCGCTCGCGCTCAGCGAGGGCGCGGGACAGCGGCCGCTGACGCTCGACGTGCTCGCCGCGCTGTCGCGGGTGCACGAGGCGCGCGGTGAACTGGAGGAGGCCCTGTCCACGGAACGGCGCCGGGCGGAGCTGCGCGAGGCGCTGGCCGGGCAGGCGGGCGCGCAGGAGGTGGCCGCCCTCGAGTTCCGTGCCGAAGCGCAGCGTCGAGTCGAGGAGAACCTCGCGCTGCGTGCGGAGCAGCGGCGTCAGGAGCTCGTCATCTCCCGCCAGCGCCTCGGCGTCGTGCTGGGCGGCGGGCTGCTGCTGGTCTCGGTCGCCCTCCTGACGACGCTCGTGCATTTCAATCGCCTCGGCCGGACACGGTCTCAGGCGCTCGCGTCGGCCAACCGTCGTCTCGAGGAGCGCAACCAGGAGCTTCAGCAGGCGCTCGCCGAGGTGCGGACGCTAAAGGGCCTCATCCCGATCTGCGCGCGCTGCAAGAAGATTCGCGACGAAAAGGGCTTCTGGGAATCGGTCGAAACCTACATCGCCGGCCGATCGGACGCCTTGTTCACGCACAGCATCTGCTCGGCGTGCGGGCCCGAGCTCTACGGCGACGACTGGCTGGGGACGAGCGAGCGTCAGCCCCCCGAAGAAGGCGCCGGTGCGCCGGCCTCCTCGCCCTGA
- a CDS encoding FAD-dependent oxidoreductase yields the protein MTLAASTAASFSVTRAASPPRVVVVGAGAFGGWTALTLLRQGARVTLVDAWGPGNARASSGGETRVIRSGYGERAVYTRMAARALTLWREHDRTFGRRFYRETGALFLFGSADDPFGRASLEVMRAERVSVEWLTVDELGRRFPQVGLEGVAAGLYEPQAGYLLARRACEHVVECIEAEGGRYRPGAVDKVVVEGGPLRRLALTDGTLLEADVFVFALGPWLGKMFPDVVGDLVVPTRQESFYFGSPAGDTRFLEDALPVWIDIGRRVVYGLPGNAHRGFKVADDTTGPAFDPTDGDRVNTAEGLRRVRDFLRIRFPALADAPVLGGEVCQYEMSPDSHLLVDRHPGAPNVWLVGGGSGHGFKMGPALGEHMAACVLDRSAPEPAFSLDRERKAASAWILHDTHSS from the coding sequence ATGACCCTGGCCGCTTCAACCGCCGCGTCGTTCTCCGTCACAAGAGCCGCCTCGCCACCGAGGGTCGTGGTCGTCGGCGCCGGCGCCTTCGGAGGCTGGACGGCTCTGACGCTGCTGCGGCAGGGAGCCCGGGTCACCCTGGTCGACGCCTGGGGGCCCGGGAACGCCCGCGCGAGTTCCGGCGGCGAGACGCGGGTGATTCGTTCGGGTTATGGGGAACGAGCCGTCTATACCAGGATGGCCGCCCGGGCCCTGACGCTCTGGCGCGAGCACGACCGCACCTTCGGCCGGCGCTTCTATCGCGAGACCGGTGCGCTGTTCCTGTTCGGGTCGGCAGACGACCCGTTCGGACGTGCGTCGCTCGAGGTCATGCGGGCCGAGAGGGTCTCCGTCGAGTGGCTGACCGTCGACGAGCTAGGTCGGCGGTTCCCACAGGTCGGCCTCGAGGGGGTGGCCGCTGGCTTGTACGAGCCGCAAGCCGGGTACCTGCTCGCCCGAAGGGCCTGCGAGCACGTCGTGGAGTGTATCGAGGCCGAAGGCGGGCGCTATCGGCCTGGGGCCGTAGACAAGGTCGTTGTCGAGGGCGGGCCACTTCGCCGCCTCGCCCTCACCGATGGCACGCTGCTCGAGGCGGACGTGTTCGTGTTCGCTCTCGGCCCGTGGCTCGGGAAGATGTTTCCGGACGTCGTGGGCGACCTCGTCGTGCCGACGCGACAGGAATCGTTCTACTTCGGGTCGCCTGCCGGCGACACCCGATTCCTTGAAGACGCCCTGCCCGTCTGGATCGACATCGGACGGCGGGTCGTCTACGGGCTGCCGGGTAACGCCCATCGCGGGTTCAAGGTCGCCGACGACACCACAGGGCCCGCCTTCGACCCGACCGATGGCGATCGGGTGAACACGGCCGAGGGTCTGCGCCGCGTGCGCGACTTCCTGCGGATCCGGTTTCCGGCGCTCGCCGACGCCCCTGTCCTCGGCGGGGAGGTTTGCCAGTACGAGATGTCGCCCGACAGCCACCTGCTGGTCGACCGTCACCCCGGGGCGCCGAACGTGTGGCTCGTCGGTGGCGGGTCGGGTCACGGGTTCAAGATGGGCCCCGCGCTCGGCGAACACATGGCTGCGTGCGTGCTGGACAGGTCGGCGCCGGAACCCGCGTTCTCGCTTGACCGCGAGCGAAAGGCCGCGTCGGCCTGGATCCTGCATGACACCCATTCGAGCTGA
- a CDS encoding MBOAT family protein translates to MVFNSLHFAAFFVVVYALYRALPHRAQNWLLLVSSYYFYAAWDWRFLGLLIGSTLVDYTCARAIARTADRGRRKRWLLVSLAFNLGALGFFKYFNFFADSFADLIGLVGMRASVTTLDIILPIGISFYTFMTISYVVDVYRRDIAPTDDLLDFAVFVAYFPHLVAGPILRAAKLIPQIAVPRRITAEQVTDGAWLVAWGLFQKIFVADNLAKVTEAIFAPGASPTGIDVLIGVYAFAFQIYGDFAGYSNIARGTSKLMGIELNVNFLFPYFVLTPSAFWRHWHISLSTWLRDYLYIPLGGNRGGSEWITRRNLMITMGLGGLWHGAAWNFVVWGLYQGLVLVVYRWAEGVAARLGRRLPTTLTPAALALGVLMFHVTCYGWLIFRARSFGQIVSMTASLVGDPTFGPETARHALALAAYAAPLLVIHTFEAWRDDLLAIFRLPMPWRYAVYGAMLYLMVLFGDFGGSEFIYFQF, encoded by the coding sequence ATGGTCTTCAACTCCCTGCACTTCGCGGCGTTCTTCGTCGTGGTGTACGCGCTCTACCGCGCGCTGCCGCACCGCGCGCAGAACTGGCTGCTGCTCGTCTCGAGCTACTACTTCTACGCCGCGTGGGACTGGCGGTTCCTCGGTCTGCTCATCGGCTCGACGCTCGTCGACTACACCTGCGCCCGCGCCATTGCGCGCACGGCCGACCGGGGGCGGCGGAAGCGCTGGCTGCTCGTCAGCCTCGCCTTCAACCTGGGCGCACTCGGCTTCTTCAAGTACTTCAACTTCTTCGCCGACAGCTTCGCCGACCTCATCGGTCTGGTCGGCATGCGCGCGAGCGTCACGACGCTCGACATCATCCTGCCGATCGGCATCTCGTTCTACACGTTCATGACGATCAGCTACGTCGTCGACGTGTACCGGCGCGACATCGCGCCGACCGACGACCTGCTCGACTTCGCGGTGTTCGTGGCCTACTTCCCGCACCTCGTCGCGGGCCCGATCCTGCGCGCCGCGAAGCTCATCCCCCAGATCGCGGTGCCGCGGCGGATCACGGCCGAGCAGGTGACCGACGGCGCCTGGCTCGTCGCGTGGGGCCTCTTCCAGAAGATCTTCGTGGCCGACAACCTCGCGAAGGTCACCGAGGCGATCTTCGCGCCCGGCGCCTCCCCGACGGGCATCGACGTGCTGATTGGCGTCTACGCCTTCGCGTTCCAGATCTACGGCGATTTCGCCGGCTACTCGAACATCGCCCGCGGCACCTCGAAGCTGATGGGGATCGAGCTCAACGTCAACTTCCTCTTTCCCTACTTCGTCCTGACGCCAAGCGCGTTCTGGCGGCACTGGCACATCAGCCTGTCGACGTGGCTGCGCGACTACCTGTACATTCCCCTCGGCGGCAACCGCGGAGGCAGCGAGTGGATCACGCGGCGCAACCTGATGATCACGATGGGGCTCGGCGGCCTCTGGCACGGCGCCGCGTGGAACTTCGTGGTGTGGGGGCTCTACCAGGGCCTGGTGCTCGTGGTGTATCGGTGGGCGGAGGGCGTCGCGGCCCGCCTCGGCCGGCGGTTGCCCACGACGCTGACACCGGCGGCCCTGGCGCTCGGCGTGTTGATGTTCCACGTCACCTGCTACGGCTGGCTGATCTTCCGGGCCCGCTCGTTCGGGCAGATCGTGTCGATGACGGCGTCGCTCGTCGGCGATCCCACGTTCGGACCGGAGACGGCTCGTCACGCCTTGGCACTCGCAGCCTATGCGGCGCCGCTGCTCGTCATCCACACGTTCGAGGCCTGGCGCGACGACCTGCTGGCGATCTTCCGTCTGCCGATGCCCTGGCGGTACGCCGTTTACGGGGCGATGTTGTACCTGATGGTGCTCTTCGGCGACTTCGGCGGCTCGGAGTTCATTTACTTCCAGTTCTGA
- a CDS encoding radical SAM protein — MRLVRKFRHSLMERARALPLARHASARIRRLGYEQRISRFLAEKTGRADRLPIGMVYEATMRCNLHCEFCYVGDLLNIEGEWRQELTLDALERAFPAQDGFQVSLTGGEIFMRKDIMSVLDLFRQKGYACGYLTTNGTIISPERADALAELALEGFLKHISVSIDGPGELHDKARGQAGTFERTAEGLRRLQQAARAKGAPLRVSINTTVAHESLDALDQMVDVAEELGVDAIGLNHLMFSTPEEVDETLRLLGETDPKLISTFVTTAPGITPDQVRRKVTALERKCRERNVLFDFRPKVHAPLIDSYYTPGARLDGRCLYPFLHARVSFSGKMYFCPFIRIEVGDLTQQTLEQVWNNDRYVELRQRLVTNGLFPVCRRCCKVELAPEPALQTVGVRAVEPARRSIALTLVAE; from the coding sequence ATGCGCCTCGTTCGCAAGTTCCGCCATTCGCTGATGGAGCGGGCCCGCGCGCTGCCGCTCGCCCGCCACGCCAGCGCCCGGATCCGCCGGCTCGGGTACGAGCAGCGCATCAGCCGGTTCCTGGCCGAGAAGACCGGGCGGGCCGACCGCCTGCCAATCGGCATGGTCTACGAGGCGACGATGCGGTGCAATCTGCACTGCGAGTTCTGTTACGTGGGCGACCTGCTGAACATCGAGGGCGAGTGGCGGCAGGAGCTCACGCTCGACGCGCTCGAGCGGGCGTTCCCCGCCCAGGACGGGTTCCAGGTCAGCCTCACCGGCGGCGAGATCTTCATGCGCAAGGACATCATGTCCGTGCTCGATCTCTTCCGGCAGAAGGGGTACGCCTGCGGGTATCTCACGACCAACGGCACCATCATCTCGCCCGAGCGCGCCGACGCGCTCGCCGAGCTGGCCCTCGAGGGGTTCCTGAAGCACATCTCGGTGTCGATCGACGGTCCGGGCGAACTGCACGACAAGGCTCGAGGGCAGGCGGGAACCTTCGAGCGCACGGCCGAGGGCCTGCGCCGCCTGCAGCAGGCGGCACGAGCGAAGGGCGCTCCGCTGCGCGTCAGCATCAACACCACCGTGGCGCACGAGAGCCTCGACGCCCTCGACCAGATGGTCGACGTCGCCGAGGAGCTCGGCGTCGACGCCATTGGGCTCAATCACCTCATGTTCAGCACGCCCGAGGAGGTGGACGAGACGCTCAGGCTGCTCGGCGAGACCGATCCCAAGCTGATCTCGACCTTCGTCACCACCGCCCCGGGCATCACGCCCGACCAGGTCCGGCGCAAGGTGACGGCCCTCGAGCGGAAGTGCCGCGAACGCAACGTCCTGTTCGACTTCCGGCCCAAGGTCCACGCGCCGCTCATCGACAGCTACTACACCCCGGGGGCGCGCCTCGATGGGCGCTGCCTGTACCCGTTCCTGCACGCCCGGGTGTCGTTCAGCGGCAAGATGTACTTCTGCCCGTTCATCCGGATCGAGGTCGGCGACCTCACGCAACAGACCCTCGAGCAGGTGTGGAACAACGACCGCTACGTCGAGCTCAGGCAGCGCCTCGTGACGAACGGGCTGTTTCCGGTGTGCCGGCGATGCTGCAAGGTCGAGCTTGCGCCCGAGCCGGCGCTCCAGACGGTCGGGGTGCGGGCGGTCGAGCCCGCGCGCCGGTCGATTGCCCTGACGCTGGTTGCCGAATGA
- a CDS encoding radical SAM protein gives MPQRLLLVNPPAINGIRFTRQGRCQEREEVLGTTKPPYTLVVVAALLRARGLPFTLVDQTADGSSTVDVIGRLRASGFVPDAVIFPSTTPTLEADEVEMAAYKAAFGAPLFCFGPHASTVPRQSMDKAPNVDGMFVGEPEDGILALAALDSLDGLGAIDCLTYRRGAEVVPHRAKGSFSGFASMPFPAWDLLPLDAYTLPLEGKPYVLVETSRGCPYTCDFCVAPLHQGHKFRERDPKALVDEIAHAKQALGVRHFYLWGDTVTLNAKSFSRFCDELVARNLGIRWFGNARADNLTDPAFVTRLRDSGCWMLSMGIESESPDVRKSMEKRLEERKVRTAFANLRTAGIKSFAFFIYGYPGETPESMERTTDYALELDPDFANFYPAVPYPGTDLHDKVVREGLLPEEDWTKMEYSYYVLRGNGLDEASVMGAIQRARRRFFLRPKYLLRHAGDIPRMLMTKKAVVWEVFSRFLFGRAAPDARGVTAPKSVGRIAGGARS, from the coding sequence ATGCCTCAACGGCTCCTCCTCGTCAACCCGCCCGCCATCAATGGCATCCGCTTCACCCGGCAGGGCCGCTGCCAGGAGCGGGAGGAAGTCCTCGGGACGACCAAGCCGCCCTACACGCTGGTCGTGGTCGCCGCACTGCTCCGAGCGCGCGGGCTGCCGTTCACGCTGGTCGACCAGACGGCCGACGGGTCGTCGACCGTCGACGTGATCGGCCGCCTGCGAGCGTCGGGCTTCGTGCCCGATGCCGTGATTTTTCCCAGCACGACGCCGACGCTCGAAGCCGACGAGGTCGAGATGGCCGCCTACAAGGCGGCGTTTGGCGCGCCGCTCTTCTGCTTCGGGCCGCACGCCTCGACCGTGCCCCGCCAGTCGATGGACAAGGCCCCGAACGTCGACGGCATGTTCGTGGGCGAACCGGAGGACGGCATCCTCGCGCTCGCGGCCCTCGACTCGCTCGACGGCCTCGGCGCGATCGACTGCCTCACGTACCGCCGCGGGGCGGAGGTCGTGCCGCACCGGGCGAAGGGCAGCTTCTCCGGGTTTGCCTCGATGCCGTTTCCGGCGTGGGACCTGCTGCCGCTCGACGCCTACACGCTGCCGCTCGAAGGCAAGCCGTACGTGCTCGTCGAGACCAGCCGCGGGTGCCCCTACACGTGCGACTTCTGCGTCGCGCCCCTTCACCAGGGCCACAAGTTCCGCGAGCGCGACCCGAAAGCCCTCGTCGACGAGATCGCGCACGCGAAGCAGGCGCTCGGCGTCCGCCACTTCTACCTCTGGGGCGACACGGTCACGCTCAATGCGAAGTCGTTCTCGCGCTTCTGCGACGAGCTCGTCGCCCGCAATCTCGGCATTCGCTGGTTCGGCAATGCCCGGGCCGACAACCTGACCGACCCGGCCTTCGTGACCCGCCTCCGCGACTCGGGCTGCTGGATGCTCTCGATGGGCATCGAATCGGAATCGCCCGACGTCCGCAAGAGCATGGAGAAGCGGCTCGAGGAGCGGAAGGTCCGCACGGCCTTTGCGAACCTCCGCACGGCCGGCATCAAGTCGTTTGCCTTCTTCATTTACGGGTATCCCGGTGAGACGCCCGAGTCGATGGAGCGCACCACCGACTACGCGCTCGAGCTCGACCCCGATTTCGCGAACTTCTACCCGGCCGTGCCCTACCCGGGTACCGACCTCCACGACAAGGTGGTGCGCGAGGGCCTCCTGCCGGAAGAGGACTGGACGAAGATGGAGTACTCCTACTACGTCCTCCGCGGCAACGGGCTCGACGAGGCGTCGGTGATGGGCGCCATCCAGCGGGCGCGGCGGCGTTTCTTCCTCCGCCCGAAGTACTTGCTGCGCCACGCCGGCGACATCCCGCGCATGCTGATGACGAAGAAGGCGGTGGTGTGGGAGGTGTTCTCGCGGTTCCTTTTCGGCAGGGCCGCGCCGGACGCGCGTGGGGTCACCGCGCCGAAGAGCGTCGGCCGCATCGCGGGCGGGGCGCGGTCGTGA
- a CDS encoding lipopolysaccharide biosynthesis protein, whose product MARLTGFVRNLAVYGLGDVATNLVSFLLLPVYVRHLSTTDYGVIGLLLGVEVMAKILFRFGLDASFMRLFFDCPDERARQRLASTIFLFLAATGGLVLLPALGFAPWLSAWLFGVGGYTLVFQLALVNIFVMGFSFIPFHVMRIEGRSGEFTSLTFARSLSTLVVRLLLVVGVGMGVLGVVLADILVSVAVTVVLLPRYTALLRPMFSRTLLGEALAFGLPRLPHGLAHQVIAVADRYVLRLFVPLADLGVYTIGMTFGLAMKLFLSAFEYAWAPFYFATMKEDHAKATFRRVTTWGVMVLVWLAVGLSAVGGDVVRLMTVPEFYRAADVIPWVALGVLLQGVYLLTSIGLNITKNTKYYPVSTGLAASVSVAANFLLVPKFGIVGAACSNALAYGVLAASAFWFAQRVYPMKYDLRRIGMTLVAGPLVLALVVFAVPDDLPALWSAVARGGTVVVAYPVLLFVMGFGTWHDLVRLAGLLPQVAGVGRVRRSADTSEKVSVPFSSGEPPPRADA is encoded by the coding sequence GTGGCCCGCCTGACCGGCTTCGTCCGCAACCTGGCCGTCTACGGCCTTGGTGACGTCGCGACGAACCTCGTCAGCTTCCTGCTGCTGCCGGTCTACGTGCGGCACCTCTCGACGACCGACTACGGCGTCATCGGCCTGCTGCTCGGCGTCGAGGTGATGGCGAAGATCCTCTTCCGCTTCGGCCTCGACGCGTCGTTCATGCGGCTGTTCTTCGACTGCCCCGACGAGCGCGCGCGGCAGCGCCTGGCGAGCACGATCTTCCTCTTCCTCGCCGCCACCGGAGGGCTGGTGCTGTTGCCGGCTCTTGGCTTCGCCCCGTGGCTGTCGGCCTGGCTCTTCGGAGTCGGTGGCTACACGCTGGTGTTCCAGTTGGCCCTCGTGAACATCTTCGTGATGGGATTCAGCTTCATTCCCTTTCACGTGATGCGCATCGAGGGCCGCTCGGGCGAGTTCACCAGCCTGACGTTCGCGCGCTCGCTCTCCACCCTTGTCGTCAGGCTGCTGCTCGTCGTCGGCGTGGGCATGGGCGTGCTGGGCGTCGTGCTGGCCGACATCCTCGTCTCGGTCGCGGTGACCGTGGTCCTCCTGCCCAGGTACACGGCGCTGCTGCGGCCGATGTTCTCCCGCACACTGCTCGGCGAGGCGCTCGCCTTCGGACTGCCCAGGCTGCCCCACGGGCTCGCGCACCAGGTCATCGCGGTCGCCGACCGCTACGTGCTCCGCCTGTTCGTGCCGCTCGCCGACCTCGGCGTCTACACCATCGGAATGACGTTCGGCCTCGCGATGAAGCTCTTCCTGAGCGCGTTCGAGTACGCCTGGGCGCCGTTCTACTTCGCGACGATGAAGGAGGATCACGCCAAGGCGACCTTCCGCCGCGTGACGACCTGGGGCGTGATGGTGCTCGTGTGGCTCGCCGTGGGCCTCTCGGCCGTGGGGGGCGACGTCGTGCGCCTGATGACCGTGCCCGAGTTCTACCGCGCGGCCGACGTCATCCCCTGGGTCGCGCTCGGCGTGCTGCTCCAGGGCGTCTACCTCCTGACCTCGATCGGGCTCAACATCACCAAGAACACGAAGTACTATCCGGTCTCGACGGGGCTCGCGGCCTCAGTCAGCGTCGCCGCCAACTTCCTGCTCGTTCCGAAGTTCGGCATCGTCGGCGCGGCCTGCTCGAACGCGCTGGCGTACGGCGTGCTGGCGGCCTCGGCGTTCTGGTTCGCGCAGCGGGTCTATCCGATGAAGTACGACCTGCGGCGGATCGGGATGACGCTCGTCGCAGGGCCCCTCGTGCTCGCGCTCGTCGTGTTCGCCGTGCCGGACGACCTGCCTGCGCTGTGGAGCGCCGTCGCGCGGGGCGGCACGGTGGTGGTCGCGTATCCGGTCCTGCTCTTCGTCATGGGCTTCGGCACCTGGCACGACCTCGTGCGGCTCGCAGGGCTGCTGCCGCAGGTGGCCGGCGTGGGCCGCGTGCGTCGGTCGGCCGACACCTCGGAAAAGGTGAGTGTCCCCTTTTCGTCGGGCGAGCCGCCGCCACGGGCAGACGCATGA
- a CDS encoding glycosyltransferase family 39 protein produces MIRPPAPTSRLEWIALAAIALVAAGLRSRSLDFGLPAVYNPDEIAILSRSLAFATGDLNPRNFLYPTFFFYALFGWIGLSFVWRWLTGSVASTSAFQTEFFTDPSAIYLAGRTLGVVCGVAGVVAVWALGRRLLGPRGGLVAALFLAVMPVAVIDAHYIKHDVPVTLAVVVAHLAMTRLFTAPAPGPRLTASGSTAAPGRGALLAAGAACGVAFSTHYYTIFLALPLGLAAWWSAQGRPRADLVRAFIGAGVSAAVVFFALSPFLLVEPATAWRDIVANRQIVVDRSGAGSGRLFASAGEYAVMLWRDGARPPIVALAVVGWLAWRRRQPGIALWTLIFPVAFLLFITNTVAAARYLNPVLPFVALWAAAGVLALAERLRTREALATALVALLASASAARASWHVGTFFGQDDTRTLAQRFIEAHVPDGASVLVQPYSVQLAQSRASLEEALRSTIGDPSRASTKFALRLALDPWPSPAYRTIYLGDGGLDVDKIYVSYEAFSEGTLDALRRLDIDYVVLKRYDDPLTRRVADALEREADRFAIFSPFKDDAARGHLRTIEPYLHNTHTPIHPALERPGPMMEIWKVRPPQGEEAGAPAPSSGG; encoded by the coding sequence ATGATTCGCCCACCGGCGCCCACGTCTCGGCTCGAGTGGATCGCGTTGGCCGCCATCGCGCTGGTCGCGGCCGGCCTCCGGTCGCGCAGTCTCGACTTCGGCCTGCCCGCCGTCTACAACCCCGACGAGATCGCCATCCTGTCGCGGTCGCTGGCCTTCGCCACCGGCGATCTCAACCCGCGCAACTTCCTCTACCCCACCTTCTTCTTCTACGCCCTCTTCGGCTGGATCGGCCTCTCGTTCGTCTGGCGATGGCTGACCGGCAGCGTGGCCTCGACGTCGGCCTTCCAGACGGAGTTCTTCACCGACCCCTCGGCCATCTATCTCGCAGGGCGCACGCTGGGGGTCGTCTGCGGCGTGGCCGGGGTCGTCGCGGTGTGGGCGCTCGGTCGCCGGCTGCTCGGCCCGCGCGGCGGCCTCGTCGCCGCGCTCTTCCTGGCCGTCATGCCGGTCGCCGTGATCGACGCACACTACATCAAGCACGACGTGCCGGTCACGCTCGCCGTCGTCGTCGCGCACCTGGCGATGACGAGACTTTTCACCGCTCCTGCGCCCGGCCCTCGCCTGACGGCGTCGGGCTCGACCGCGGCACCGGGGCGCGGAGCGCTGCTTGCGGCCGGCGCGGCCTGCGGTGTGGCGTTCTCCACGCACTACTACACCATCTTCCTCGCCCTGCCGCTCGGCCTGGCGGCATGGTGGTCGGCGCAGGGACGACCCCGGGCCGATCTCGTGCGCGCGTTCATCGGGGCCGGCGTGTCGGCGGCCGTGGTCTTCTTCGCGCTCTCACCGTTCCTGCTCGTCGAACCCGCCACCGCCTGGCGCGACATCGTCGCCAACCGTCAGATCGTCGTCGATCGGTCGGGAGCCGGCAGCGGGCGGCTGTTCGCGAGCGCCGGCGAGTATGCGGTCATGCTGTGGCGCGACGGCGCCAGGCCGCCGATCGTGGCGCTGGCCGTGGTCGGATGGCTCGCCTGGCGGCGCCGCCAGCCGGGCATCGCGCTGTGGACCCTGATCTTCCCGGTCGCGTTCCTGCTCTTCATCACGAACACCGTCGCGGCTGCGCGCTACCTGAACCCGGTGCTGCCGTTCGTTGCGCTGTGGGCGGCGGCCGGGGTGCTGGCCCTCGCCGAGCGGCTGCGCACCAGGGAAGCACTCGCGACGGCCCTCGTCGCGCTGCTCGCCTCGGCATCGGCCGCGCGCGCATCGTGGCACGTCGGCACGTTCTTCGGGCAGGACGACACGCGAACGCTCGCGCAGCGCTTCATCGAAGCGCACGTCCCCGACGGCGCGAGCGTCCTGGTCCAGCCGTACTCGGTGCAGCTCGCGCAGTCACGTGCCAGCCTCGAGGAAGCCCTGCGATCCACGATTGGCGACCCGAGCCGCGCGTCGACGAAGTTCGCCCTTCGGCTGGCCCTCGACCCGTGGCCATCGCCAGCCTACCGCACGATCTACCTGGGCGACGGCGGCCTCGACGTCGACAAGATCTACGTCAGCTACGAGGCCTTCAGCGAGGGCACCCTCGACGCCCTGCGACGACTCGACATCGACTACGTCGTCCTGAAGCGCTACGACGATCCGCTCACGAGGCGCGTCGCCGACGCACTCGAGCGCGAGGCCGACCGGTTCGCGATCTTCTCGCCGTTCAAGGACGACGCGGCGCGGGGTCACCTGCGGACGATCGAACCCTACCTGCACAACACGCACACGCCCATCCACCCGGCGCTCGAGCGGCCGGGACCGATGATGGAAATCTGGAAGGTCAGGCCACCTCAGGGCGAGGAGGCCGGCGCACCGGCGCCTTCTTCGGGGGGCTGA